A genomic window from Triticum urartu cultivar G1812 chromosome 7, Tu2.1, whole genome shotgun sequence includes:
- the LOC125524389 gene encoding uncharacterized protein LOC125524389, producing the protein MDFDNSEMKFFKCSYKVGPIKFNRFIKRGVTSSKDWASDYHFVRALAHPAAIQVENYVNSECVIISEVDGSFSKWLNKRKPIELFADGTMLPILRNMTIQLASLVKSILAKEVSPRYRCKGRILNERAIRQAAS; encoded by the exons ATGGATTTCGACAACAGTGAAATGAAGTTCTTCAAGTGCTCGTACAAAGTTGGGCCCATCAAATTCAACAGGTTTATCAAGAGGGGTGTTACAAGTTCGAAGGATTGGGCTTCAGACTACCATTTTGTCAGAGCTTTGGCACATCCTGCTGCTATCCAAGTTGAAAATTACGTCAATTCAGAGTGTGTGATCATCTCTGAAGTGGATGGGTCCTTCAGCAAATGGTTGAACAAAAGGAAACCCATTGAACTGTTCGCTGATGGCACCATGCTGCCCATCCTCAGAAATATGACCAT CCAACTTGCAAGTCTGGTGAAAAGTATTCTTGCTAAGGAAGTATCCCCGAGGTATCGTTGCAAAGGAAGAATTCTCAATGAAAGAGCTATACGTCAAGCTGCTTCCTGA
- the LOC125518452 gene encoding uncharacterized protein LOC125518452, translated as MAGQRCCLDRSLQQGFHAAAAHRPPPPPIHTAAPPRTPTTSSTYRLDKCLGFHAVAVATHLPPPLPPTLPAPSSAGYSRLPPRPLHQQNDAAAQLASPSYRSIEMLPVQHGQLADDGDEANKAWTGEKRRRKHLPPSSSDAPATAHDHGDMEDTIQGAQDPISHTRVLLLRIDSAQFFGPDVLIRKEDHGDMEDTIQGCQDPISHATDMELLPKTDSAEEASQDCFGPDVFISKEDKTRYAQRLRPSILPREEDLPLDMTWEEKGKIKARLARLRITYYKALKPECARERELMEPEEYTDAELRKELYFKRLEEDESFEWFVHPDDTYKAGLNDYQRIAPRNFLPYSGRNLYRYHDEYHSRYHTYKVDALYVKYYAEISKKIKWITKYLHLDRSTKEWSDKDTRAWRQALKIATGFPHMTVRLAAFAYNEYILEMDKDASLKDIDLLYFEIWRRVAKKNLSYMGAVKEVYEMNKFDAHKRRLDGELKGVPAIATIKQYMHYVVRQGGIDEKTEEGEAREVFRMLSISMHKAMNMAQYAQKKLDLADELKLDKEGGIVPLERTFEF; from the exons ATGGCGGGGCAGCGATGCTGTCTCGACAGATCTTTGCAACAAG GGtttcacgccgccgccgcccaccgcccaccgccgccgcccatcCACACCGCCGCCCCTCCCCGAACCCCGACCACGTCCTCCACCTACCGTCTCGACAAGTGCCTAGGGTTTCACGCTGTCGCCGTCGCCACCCACCTCCcaccgccgctgcctcccacccTCCCGGCCCCGTCCTCTGCCGGCTACAGTCGCCTCCCGCCACGTCCCCTACACCAGCAGAACGACGCTGCCGCCCAGCTCGCCTCGCCGTCATATCGTTCGATCGAGATGCTGCCCGTCCAGCATGGCCAACTGGCCGATGATGGAGATGAGGCAAACAAAGCGTGGACAGGGGAGAAGAGGCGCCGCAAGCACCTGCCCCCATCATCTTCCGATGCTCCTGCCACTGCCCACGACCATGGAGACATGGAGGACACCATCCAAGGGGCCCAAGATCCGATTTCTCATACAAGGGTGCTGCTGCTCAGAATAGATTCGGCACAATTCTTCGGGCCGGACGTCCTTATCAGGAAGGAAGACCATGGGGACATGGAGGACACCATCCAAGGGTGCCAAGATCCGATTTCTCATGCCACAGACATGGAGCTGCTGCCCAAAACAGATTCGGCAGAAGAAGCAAGCCAGGATTGCTTCGGGCCGGACGTCTTTATCAGCAAGGAAGACAAAACCCGTTATGCCCAACGTTTGCGTCCCAGCATTCTTCCCAGGGAGGAAGACCTGCCACTTGATATGACATGGGAGGAAAAAGGCAAGATAAAAGCGCGCCTTGCACGCCTTCGCATCACTTATTACAAG GCTTTGAAGCCAGAGTGCGCACGTGAACGTGAGCTTATGGAACCAGAAGAATACACTGATGCTGAACTTCGTAAGGAGTTGTACTTTAAGCGGTTAGAGGAGGATGAAAGTTTTGAGTGGTTCGTCCATCCTGATGATACCTATAAAGCTGGATTGAATGACTACCAACGGATTGCCCCTCGTAATTTT CTGCCTTATAGTGGTCGGAACCTGTACCGCTATCACGATGAGTATCACTCACGTTATCATACATATAAAGTTGATGCTCTTTATGTCAAGTACTATGCAGAAATTTCAAAGAAAATCAAG TGGATTACAAAGTATTTGCATCTGGATCGCAGCACCAAGGAA TGGTCTGACAAGGATACTAGAGCATGGAGGCAAGCATTGAAGATTGCAACTGGCTTTCCCCATATGACTGTTCGTTTAGCTGCGTTTGCTTATAAT GAGTACATTCTTGAGATGGATAAAGATGCGTCCCTCAAGGACATAGATCTTCTCTATTTTGAGATCTGGAGGCGTGTCGCTAAGAAAAAT TTAAGTTACATGGGTGCTGTGAAGGAAGTATATGAAATGAACAAGTTCGATGCACACAAAAGGAGACTAGATGGTGAACTGAAAGGGGTTCCTGCCATTGCAACAATAAAACAATAC ATGCACTATGTTGTCCGACAGGGTGGTATTGATGAGAAG ACCGAAGAGGGTGAAGCTCGGGAAGTGTTTAGGATGTTATCTATCAGTATG CATAAAGCAATGAACATGGCTCAGTACGCTCAGAAAAAGTTGGATTTAGCAGATGAGCTAAAGTTGGACAAAGAG GGTGGAATTGTTCCATTGGAAAGAACATTTGAGTTCTGA
- the LOC125521378 gene encoding uncharacterized protein LOC125521378, with translation MGCPVLPSSTRHRLKVTVAAADLLPHSPPPSLSIGGRGADNRRKVGRKGPTVEPRGMRQQRHRSFPAQALHYRAVGGRKDRGREELMVRCTARGGGGSTSLTRSIATTSSSAATLCISNVYISR, from the exons ATGGGTTGTCCCGTGCTCCCCTCCTCTACACGTCATCGCCTGAAGGTCACCGTTGCCGCCGCTGATTTACTCCCCCATTCTCCTCCACCATCGCTGTCCAT CGGTGGCCGCGGTGCGGACAATCGACGGAAAGTGGGTAGGAAAGGCCCGACAGTGGAGCCACGCGGAATGAGGCAACAGCGGCACAGGAGCTTCCCGGCGCAG GCTTTGCACTACAGAGCAGTTGGTGGTAGGAAGGACAGAGGACGCGAAGAACTCATGGTTAGGTGTACGgcgaggggaggaggaggaagcacTTCTCTGACAAGATCCATAGCCACCACTTCATCATCGGCGGCAACCCTCTGTATTTCCAATG TATATATCTCAAGATGA